The following proteins are co-located in the Paenibacillus sp. FSL H8-0079 genome:
- a CDS encoding histidine kinase N-terminal 7TM domain-containing protein — MESHINSYITLVATSAVLNVFLCLYTYFRRSEIPSAKVFILYTAALSIYTFGYAIELASNTLEQMKFWTTVEYIGMPFSASLGLILMIKYTGRTLSKKVTAALFVIPSITLCMVATNDFHHLFYKKVWLREDSPVPLMDIAVGQWYVVHGAFTFSCLLCACLILIGQWKHTKKMYRRQLLTLITSQIIPMVAAFLYLLGLTPGGMDPVPVLMCITSAMYIWAILSSRLLTIVPIAKDSIFESMREGVIVLDSSNRLVDYNRSMRDMLPEINPTMIGRPLDDIWLNLAGETFPVEYGREGLQMDLYWQLNGETVCYQVRTSYVFNKDAQTVGSLIMLIDITEQRFLQEQLKQLAYFDGLTKIYNRTQFLHKGREILSEAHLNLQPASFILFDIDYFKRINDTYGHDVGDQAIIHVVSVCNRYLNPEMLFARYGGEEFVIALPNTSLQEAEKLAEQLRVALLNEPLDVQGAPITLTSSFGIAQYNGGADSLESLLRDADTALYESKRNGRNAVRVHAVSTV; from the coding sequence ATGGAATCGCACATTAATTCATATATAACACTTGTAGCCACTTCAGCCGTGCTGAATGTCTTTTTGTGTTTATATACCTATTTCAGAAGATCCGAAATCCCAAGTGCCAAAGTATTCATTCTCTACACTGCAGCACTCTCCATATATACCTTCGGGTATGCCATTGAGCTGGCCAGCAACACGCTGGAGCAAATGAAGTTTTGGACCACCGTGGAGTATATAGGCATGCCCTTCTCCGCATCTCTTGGTCTCATCCTGATGATAAAATATACCGGAAGAACGTTATCCAAAAAGGTAACTGCCGCGCTGTTTGTAATCCCTTCCATTACGCTATGTATGGTAGCAACCAATGATTTTCATCATCTTTTTTATAAAAAAGTATGGCTAAGAGAAGATAGTCCCGTACCCCTGATGGATATCGCAGTAGGCCAATGGTATGTTGTACACGGTGCCTTCACGTTCTCCTGTTTGTTGTGTGCCTGCCTCATTCTGATTGGGCAATGGAAACATACCAAGAAGATGTATCGTCGTCAGTTACTTACTCTGATTACTTCACAGATTATTCCCATGGTCGCAGCTTTCCTGTATTTGCTTGGTTTGACGCCAGGCGGGATGGACCCTGTACCGGTGCTCATGTGTATCACATCTGCCATGTACATCTGGGCGATTCTATCCTCTCGTCTCCTGACCATCGTGCCGATCGCCAAGGACAGTATTTTCGAGAGCATGCGTGAAGGTGTTATCGTACTGGATAGCTCCAATCGTCTGGTCGATTACAACCGATCGATGCGTGACATGTTGCCAGAGATTAATCCGACCATGATCGGCCGACCCTTGGATGACATATGGCTTAACCTTGCTGGAGAGACTTTTCCGGTTGAATACGGCAGGGAAGGATTGCAAATGGATCTGTACTGGCAGTTAAATGGAGAGACCGTATGTTATCAGGTCAGGACATCTTACGTTTTTAACAAGGATGCACAGACTGTGGGTAGTCTGATTATGCTTATCGATATCACGGAGCAACGTTTCTTGCAAGAACAACTGAAGCAACTGGCTTATTTCGATGGTCTGACCAAAATTTACAATCGCACTCAATTTTTGCATAAAGGTCGGGAAATTTTAAGTGAAGCTCACCTTAATCTACAACCTGCCTCATTTATTTTATTTGATATTGATTACTTTAAACGTATCAACGATACGTACGGGCATGATGTTGGCGATCAGGCCATCATTCATGTTGTCTCCGTCTGTAACCGTTACCTGAACCCTGAGATGTTGTTCGCACGTTATGGAGGAGAAGAGTTCGTGATTGCTCTTCCGAATACCTCACTTCAGGAAGCCGAGAAACTTGCAGAGCAACTAAGAGTTGCCTTGTTGAATGAACCGCTCGATGTTCAGGGAGCCCCTATTACGCTGACCTCAAGCTTTGGTATTGCTCAGTACAATGGAGGTGCGGATTCGCTGGAGTCCTTGTTACGCGACGCTGACACTGCCTTATACGAGTCCAAGCGCAATGGTCGGAATGCAGTTCGTGTCCATGCTGTGAGTACAGTCTAA
- a CDS encoding cupin domain-containing protein, whose amino-acid sequence MKMSKQNAAHYIWGGKCDGWHLVQNETLSIIHERMPAGTAEIRHYHSISRQFFFILSGEACMELNGETFVLETHEGIEIPPGEPHQMMNRSDEEVEFLVISNPGTRGDRIELDSL is encoded by the coding sequence ATGAAAATGAGCAAACAAAATGCAGCACATTATATATGGGGCGGGAAGTGCGATGGTTGGCACCTCGTTCAAAATGAAACACTCAGCATTATTCATGAACGAATGCCTGCAGGAACGGCTGAAATCCGACATTATCATTCGATAAGCCGTCAGTTTTTTTTCATCCTCAGCGGTGAAGCCTGTATGGAGCTTAATGGAGAAACGTTCGTGCTCGAAACCCATGAAGGAATAGAGATCCCTCCGGGAGAGCCTCATCAGATGATGAACCGGAGCGACGAAGAAGTGGAATTTCTCGTGATTTCCAATCCTGGTACCCGTGGGGACCGAATTGAACTGGATTCATTGTAG
- a CDS encoding ATP-binding protein encodes MRPFRIRLAIIMMVLIGVSVIVAGYTMGRVFKTTHTTALEQTMVREINLLKATFPFHDASDPTSQATRKYYSDRALELDRLTDSRVTFINKDGTVIGDSESDPASMDNHLNREEINGAVGDGYGQSIRYSETLGQDMLYVALPVNSDQSDMIEIPSGKFDGYIRLSMSLQAVDQGLQRGWMIMFAALGLLFLIVAFVSYRVARGLTSPIEHITKVAHRITKLEYDARVDVTRRDEIGQLGLAINGMADSLQSQLKTIRDNEALLQSVLANMTGGIVMIDAGQSIALVNREAERMLGIQAGKVTGKPYIELKRHYELTRTIEESVALKERMHEEVSVFNPEEKLIRIDGVPMSEDDGGYRGMLFLLQDVTAIRRLESMRSEFVANVSHELKTPVAAVKGFAETLLSGGVQDKETERSFLKIIYDEGDRLNRLIGDILELSKIESKRAPLQCSPVHVHSFFEMVLGTLSKVAEKKQIRLEMHVPEELYIEADEDKMKQIFINLLSNGINYTPEGGRVKLQVTMDNDDEVVFAVSDTGIGIPKKDLPRIFERFYRVDKGRSRNSGGTGLGLSIVKHLVELHHGKLSVESELGMGTTFRVILPFIQDEEM; translated from the coding sequence ATGAGACCGTTCCGAATTCGCCTTGCCATCATAATGATGGTGCTGATCGGTGTATCCGTCATTGTGGCTGGATATACGATGGGCAGAGTGTTTAAGACTACACATACTACCGCACTGGAGCAAACGATGGTGCGTGAAATTAATTTGCTCAAAGCAACCTTCCCATTCCATGATGCAAGTGATCCAACCTCGCAAGCAACACGAAAATATTATTCAGATCGAGCGCTGGAATTGGATCGTCTGACGGATTCGCGGGTAACCTTCATCAATAAAGATGGCACGGTCATCGGAGATTCCGAGAGTGATCCGGCATCGATGGATAACCACTTGAACCGGGAGGAGATTAATGGTGCTGTTGGGGATGGATACGGGCAGTCTATACGTTATAGTGAAACGTTAGGACAGGACATGCTGTACGTGGCACTACCTGTGAATTCGGATCAAAGTGACATGATTGAAATTCCGAGCGGCAAATTTGATGGCTACATCCGTCTATCCATGAGTTTGCAGGCTGTGGATCAGGGTCTTCAGCGTGGATGGATGATCATGTTTGCTGCACTTGGACTGCTGTTCCTGATTGTCGCGTTTGTCAGTTATCGGGTTGCACGCGGATTAACCTCTCCGATTGAGCATATTACGAAAGTGGCCCATCGAATTACCAAGCTGGAATACGATGCGAGAGTGGATGTCACGCGTAGAGATGAGATCGGACAGCTGGGGCTTGCGATAAACGGAATGGCAGACAGCTTGCAGTCTCAGCTGAAGACGATCCGTGACAATGAGGCGCTGTTACAGAGTGTCTTGGCGAATATGACCGGAGGCATTGTCATGATTGATGCAGGCCAATCCATTGCACTGGTTAATCGGGAAGCGGAGCGTATGCTGGGTATTCAGGCAGGTAAGGTTACAGGTAAGCCTTATATTGAACTGAAGAGACACTACGAGCTAACCCGCACCATTGAAGAGAGTGTTGCCCTTAAAGAGCGGATGCATGAAGAAGTGAGTGTGTTCAACCCGGAGGAAAAACTGATTCGCATTGACGGGGTACCGATGTCCGAAGATGATGGCGGGTATCGGGGCATGTTGTTCCTTTTGCAGGACGTGACAGCGATCCGTCGACTGGAGTCGATGCGTAGTGAGTTTGTTGCGAATGTCTCTCACGAACTCAAGACACCTGTTGCTGCGGTCAAAGGGTTTGCCGAAACGTTGCTTAGTGGAGGGGTGCAGGATAAGGAGACGGAGCGCTCATTCCTGAAAATCATCTATGATGAGGGAGATCGACTTAATCGATTAATCGGGGATATTCTGGAGTTATCCAAAATTGAATCCAAACGCGCGCCGCTGCAATGCTCCCCTGTTCATGTGCATTCTTTCTTTGAAATGGTGCTGGGCACCTTATCCAAAGTGGCGGAGAAAAAGCAGATTCGTCTGGAAATGCATGTTCCGGAAGAACTGTACATTGAAGCAGATGAGGACAAGATGAAGCAGATATTCATCAATCTCTTATCCAACGGAATCAATTATACCCCTGAGGGTGGACGGGTGAAGTTGCAGGTGACGATGGATAACGATGATGAAGTTGTGTTTGCGGTGTCGGATACAGGCATTGGCATACCGAAAAAAGATTTGCCGCGAATCTTCGAACGATTCTATCGCGTCGATAAAGGCAGATCCCGTAATTCCGGAGGCACGGGTCTTGGGCTTTCCATCGTGAAACATCTGGTGGAATTACATCATGGCAAATTGTCTGTAGAGAGTGAATTGGGCATGGGGACAACGTTCCGTGTGATTCTTCCATTCATTCAAGATGAAGAGATGTAG
- a CDS encoding response regulator transcription factor, producing the protein MAQRLLVIEDEPTLSRLLTYNLTQEGYDVTAEDHGSAGYDRALSQEFDLILLDLMLPGMNGLDILNKLRIQGVSTPVIILTAKTGEAEVVQGLKSGADDYITKPFGVSELLARVDAVLRRYSNGEDLPQPEDKDGSRIILGELEIYPLKYEVTLGGQSISLRPKEFEVLLYLAKKPGVVLTRDDLMNAVWGFDYIGGQRTVDVHVSSLRKKLELDPESVHIDSIRGVGYKLVVKRKTPHHSS; encoded by the coding sequence ATGGCACAGCGTTTGCTAGTTATTGAAGATGAACCTACATTATCAAGATTACTCACGTATAACCTGACACAAGAAGGTTATGACGTTACAGCTGAGGATCACGGATCTGCAGGATATGACCGGGCCTTGTCTCAGGAATTTGATCTCATTTTACTGGATCTGATGCTTCCGGGTATGAATGGTCTGGATATACTGAACAAGTTAAGAATTCAGGGTGTCAGTACACCAGTTATCATTCTGACGGCGAAGACCGGTGAAGCCGAGGTTGTACAGGGACTGAAATCGGGTGCCGATGATTATATTACCAAACCATTTGGTGTATCGGAGTTATTAGCCAGAGTGGATGCAGTATTAAGACGTTATTCCAATGGTGAAGATTTACCACAGCCTGAGGACAAGGATGGTTCACGAATTATTTTGGGAGAGCTGGAGATCTATCCTCTGAAGTATGAAGTGACACTGGGTGGACAATCCATCAGTCTGCGTCCAAAAGAGTTCGAAGTACTGCTATATTTGGCCAAAAAGCCGGGTGTGGTGCTGACAAGGGATGATCTGATGAACGCGGTGTGGGGCTTCGATTATATCGGGGGTCAACGAACCGTAGACGTTCACGTCAGCTCGTTACGTAAAAAGCTGGAATTAGACCCGGAATCGGTTCACATTGATTCCATTCGCGGTGTAGGATATAAATTGGTTGTCAAAAGAAAAACTCCCCATCATTCAAGTTAG
- a CDS encoding methyl-accepting chemotaxis protein gives MPMLLEVKPDQPVVVLHNEETVVIVVEPVIHLHHYYRQVPVAGVHTTCGEAATMMNQDQEHPCIVLCDEQMKPTGLLMRETLYRMLNGRFAADLFYRKPVIQVANVSPVIADIHMEATTIIDIALGRNEQHFYDCLLVTEQDRLLGVLTMRDVMSLSRTLQQASSAERVRTVTESRQEISRINDAVTKLVQAANQTVHEAREIMALSKHGEESLKHVDASYNRVHQHMDSQGQHADYMLDSIKTGSGMAHSIRSLADQSGLLALNASIEAAHAGEYGRGFQIVAGEIRALAKQTREVAGNMSSLLENIGGLTLQTVELVKASGTEIDDSSVHVTSGGAMFRQLNNAVRDLSRIAEEIAMEGGKAGEVAEHIRMRLDEMVSDNE, from the coding sequence ATGCCCATGTTGCTCGAAGTGAAACCCGATCAGCCTGTTGTTGTTTTACATAATGAAGAAACGGTTGTTATCGTCGTAGAACCTGTAATCCATTTGCATCACTATTATCGTCAGGTTCCTGTCGCCGGGGTCCATACGACCTGTGGAGAAGCGGCGACCATGATGAATCAGGATCAGGAGCACCCGTGCATCGTATTATGTGATGAGCAGATGAAACCGACCGGATTATTAATGCGAGAGACGTTATATCGGATGTTGAATGGTCGTTTTGCGGCAGATCTATTCTACCGTAAACCGGTCATACAAGTAGCGAATGTATCTCCGGTTATTGCGGATATTCATATGGAAGCCACAACGATTATTGATATTGCACTTGGACGCAATGAACAGCATTTCTACGACTGTCTGCTCGTTACGGAACAAGACAGACTGCTCGGTGTGCTGACAATGCGTGACGTAATGTCTCTCTCCCGCACACTGCAACAGGCTTCTTCGGCAGAGCGCGTACGTACGGTTACCGAGAGCAGACAAGAGATATCCAGAATCAATGATGCGGTCACCAAGCTGGTACAAGCGGCTAATCAGACTGTACATGAAGCCCGTGAGATCATGGCATTATCGAAGCATGGAGAAGAGAGTTTGAAGCACGTCGATGCTTCCTATAACCGCGTACATCAGCATATGGATAGCCAAGGTCAACATGCGGATTACATGCTGGATTCGATCAAAACAGGCTCAGGCATGGCACATTCCATTCGATCCCTGGCAGATCAGAGTGGCCTCCTTGCCCTGAACGCTTCCATCGAAGCAGCTCATGCGGGTGAATATGGACGAGGCTTTCAGATTGTTGCAGGGGAGATCCGCGCGCTCGCGAAACAGACCCGTGAAGTTGCAGGCAACATGTCTTCATTGCTTGAGAATATTGGTGGCTTGACCCTTCAGACGGTAGAGCTGGTTAAGGCAAGCGGAACCGAGATTGACGATAGTTCGGTGCATGTGACCTCTGGAGGAGCAATGTTCCGGCAACTGAACAATGCAGTGAGAGATCTGTCCCGGATAGCAGAGGAGATCGCCATGGAAGGCGGGAAAGCTGGAGAAGTCGCAGAGCATATACGCATGAGGCTGGATGAGATGGTTTCGGATAACGAGTGA